A stretch of Mucilaginibacter terrae DNA encodes these proteins:
- a CDS encoding SDR family NAD(P)-dependent oxidoreductase — MFSLQAKHAVITGGGSGIGKAIALLFARQGATVHIIELNAGAATQTVHEIEANGGRAFAYSADVTDRQQITDVFQLIGDIDILVNNAGIAHVGNVENTTEADFERVYNVNVKGAYNCFYAALPLMKARGKGCMVSMASIASWVGIADRFAYSMSKGAVHAMSMSLARDYLHHGIRSNTISPARVHTPFVDGFIAKNYAGKEQEMFEKLSHSQPIGRMAKPDEVASLALYLCSDEASFITGCDYPIDGGFIKLNN, encoded by the coding sequence ATGTTTAGTTTACAAGCAAAACATGCCGTTATTACAGGCGGCGGCAGTGGTATAGGTAAGGCTATTGCGCTGTTGTTTGCCCGCCAGGGCGCCACCGTACATATTATTGAATTGAATGCTGGTGCCGCTACCCAAACCGTACACGAAATTGAAGCCAACGGTGGCCGGGCGTTTGCCTATAGCGCCGATGTTACCGATCGGCAGCAAATCACAGATGTGTTTCAGTTGATAGGTGATATAGATATTTTGGTTAATAATGCCGGAATAGCTCATGTGGGCAACGTTGAAAACACTACCGAAGCTGATTTTGAACGTGTATACAATGTGAATGTTAAGGGAGCCTACAACTGTTTTTATGCTGCATTACCGCTTATGAAAGCCCGGGGTAAAGGATGTATGGTGAGCATGGCGTCAATTGCATCGTGGGTGGGTATAGCCGACAGGTTTGCGTACTCCATGAGCAAAGGAGCCGTACACGCCATGAGCATGTCGTTAGCGCGCGATTACCTGCACCATGGTATCCGCAGTAACACTATCTCGCCGGCACGTGTGCATACGCCGTTCGTGGATGGTTTTATAGCTAAAAACTATGCGGGCAAAGAGCAGGAAATGTTCGAAAAACTATCGCATAGCCAGCCTATTGGCCGTATGGCCAAACCCGATGAAGTAGCTTCACTGGCACTGTACCTCTGTTCGGACGAAGCCTCATTTATAACCGGTTGCGATTATCCCATTGATGGCGGCTTTATAAAACTTAACAATTAA
- a CDS encoding UxaA family hydrolase: MMSETSSYLQIHPVDNVWVALKNLPGGTLIKHNDDVFELVTPVEAKHKFTISTLNTNDEIYMYGVLVGKASQPIARGAAITVNNVYHASTDFTLGERKTTWEKPDTEEFAKKTFMGYHRSNGEVGTANYWLVIPLVFCENRNVTVLKEALYTRLGFEKPKGYEQEVSDLIEMYKAGKTVEEILSAELQQSSPQQQSFKLFPNIDGVKFLNHELGCGGTRSDSDALCGLLAGYITHPNVAGATVLSLGCQHAQTDILRAEIQKRDPQFNKSLIVLEQQQMGTENKLMKEALRQTFAGLMQANQLQRSPAPLSKLCIGLECGGSDGFSGISANLALGYLSDVMVALGGSIILAEFPELCGVEQDLSDRCLNEPMAQRFMHLMRTYNAQAEAAGSGFYANPSPGNIRDGLITDAIKSAGAAKKGGTSPVTDVLDYPQKVTQPGLNLLCTPGSDVESTTAEVAAGANIVLFTTGLGTPTGNPIVPVIKLSTNTALLNRMPDIIDIDCGPIISGEETIQQTAHRILNYVIEVAGGNIKPKAVLLGQDDFIPWKRGVSL, encoded by the coding sequence ATGATGTCTGAAACTTCAAGCTATTTGCAAATTCATCCTGTTGATAATGTATGGGTAGCGCTCAAAAACCTGCCCGGAGGAACACTCATTAAGCATAATGATGATGTTTTTGAGTTGGTTACACCGGTAGAGGCTAAGCATAAGTTTACAATTAGTACCCTCAACACGAACGATGAGATATACATGTACGGGGTATTGGTAGGTAAGGCATCGCAGCCAATTGCACGTGGTGCTGCCATTACTGTTAACAATGTTTATCATGCCTCAACCGATTTTACTTTAGGGGAACGCAAAACGACATGGGAAAAGCCCGATACAGAAGAGTTTGCAAAAAAAACCTTTATGGGCTATCACCGCAGCAACGGTGAGGTAGGTACAGCAAACTACTGGTTGGTTATACCGCTGGTGTTTTGCGAAAACCGCAATGTAACTGTGCTTAAAGAAGCCCTTTATACCCGCTTAGGGTTTGAAAAGCCCAAAGGCTATGAACAGGAGGTGAGCGACCTGATAGAGATGTATAAGGCAGGTAAAACTGTTGAAGAGATACTATCGGCCGAACTGCAACAGTCATCACCTCAGCAACAAAGTTTTAAACTTTTCCCCAATATTGATGGGGTAAAGTTTTTAAACCACGAATTGGGCTGCGGCGGTACACGGTCTGATTCGGATGCGCTTTGCGGGCTGCTGGCCGGTTACATTACCCATCCGAATGTTGCGGGGGCTACCGTGCTTAGCCTCGGATGCCAGCATGCACAGACCGATATTTTAAGGGCCGAAATACAAAAGCGCGACCCGCAGTTCAATAAATCGCTCATTGTACTCGAACAACAGCAAATGGGCACCGAAAACAAGCTGATGAAAGAGGCGCTGAGGCAAACCTTTGCGGGTCTAATGCAGGCCAACCAGTTACAGCGCAGTCCGGCTCCATTATCAAAACTTTGCATAGGGCTGGAGTGTGGCGGATCGGATGGCTTTTCGGGTATATCGGCCAACCTGGCGTTGGGCTATTTGTCTGATGTGATGGTTGCCCTTGGCGGAAGCATTATTTTGGCCGAATTTCCGGAGCTGTGCGGGGTAGAGCAGGACCTGAGTGACCGCTGCCTGAACGAACCTATGGCACAGCGCTTTATGCACCTTATGCGCACGTATAATGCACAGGCCGAGGCTGCCGGTTCGGGCTTTTACGCCAACCCATCGCCCGGTAATATCAGGGATGGGTTGATAACCGATGCCATAAAATCGGCAGGGGCGGCCAAAAAAGGCGGCACCTCGCCCGTAACCGATGTGCTCGATTATCCCCAAAAGGTAACCCAACCCGGCCTCAACCTACTTTGCACCCCGGGCAGCGATGTAGAGAGCACTACGGCCGAAGTAGCCGCAGGGGCAAATATCGTGCTTTTCACGACGGGCCTGGGTACACCAACGGGCAACCCCATCGTGCCGGTAATTAAACTTTCAACCAACACCGCTTTATTGAACCGCATGCCCGATATTATTGATATTGATTGCGGCCCAATCATCAGTGGTGAAGAAACCATTCAACAAACCGCACATCGCATACTTAACTACGTAATTGAGGTTGCGGGCGGCAATATCAAACCCAAAGCCGTTTTGCTGGGGCAAGACGATTTTATACCATGGAAAAGAGGTGTTTCACTATAA
- a CDS encoding AraC family transcriptional regulator, producing MKPQLLKVATGPAQSFSVRRDLVPFFNNKWHYHTELELIHLEKGSGMQFVGDSIKNFGNGDIVLLGSNLPHYWRFDTPQLMQHELSAADITVTHFNESFWGDKFLTLPETNAIKNLLERAQRGIQVLGHTRKQVALLMQKMLDAHTIKRLLLLLEILERIAQSKEISYLSSVAFVPNLQKADNNRINAIYEHSLANYRNKITLNEIASVANISPHSFCRYFKTHTGKTYSGFLLEYKVGVACKLLIEDKLSIQQICYETGFNNFASFYKSFKKITKKTPLAYQKDFNSNRKDDYLNDKIV from the coding sequence ATGAAACCTCAATTACTTAAGGTAGCTACCGGGCCGGCTCAATCATTTAGCGTACGGCGTGATCTTGTACCTTTTTTTAATAATAAATGGCATTACCATACCGAGCTTGAACTTATACATTTAGAAAAAGGTTCGGGAATGCAATTTGTGGGCGATAGTATTAAGAATTTTGGCAATGGTGATATTGTATTGCTTGGATCGAATCTGCCCCATTACTGGCGATTTGACACACCCCAGCTTATGCAGCACGAGCTAAGCGCCGCCGATATTACGGTTACTCATTTTAATGAAAGTTTTTGGGGCGACAAATTTTTAACCTTGCCCGAAACCAACGCCATTAAAAACCTGCTCGAACGGGCGCAGCGCGGCATACAGGTACTTGGGCACACCCGCAAGCAAGTTGCACTGCTTATGCAGAAAATGTTGGATGCACATACAATTAAGCGCCTGTTGCTGTTACTCGAAATATTGGAACGAATAGCTCAAAGCAAGGAAATAAGCTACCTCTCATCGGTGGCGTTTGTGCCTAACCTGCAAAAAGCCGACAATAACCGCATTAACGCCATTTACGAGCACTCGCTGGCTAACTATCGTAATAAGATAACGCTTAACGAAATTGCATCGGTGGCCAATATAAGCCCGCACTCGTTTTGCCGGTATTTTAAAACGCATACAGGTAAAACTTACTCGGGCTTTTTGCTCGAATATAAGGTGGGGGTTGCCTGCAAGCTACTCATCGAAGACAAACTTTCGATACAGCAAATATGTTACGAGACGGGGTTTAACAACTTTGCCAGTTTTTACAAATCATTCAAAAAGATCACAAAAAAAACTCCGCTTGCATATCAAAAAGATTTTAATAGCAATAGGAAGGATGATTACCTAAACGATAAAATTGTGTAA
- a CDS encoding RNA polymerase sigma factor: MGHRDHQQWAADNYKYLYSFAQRKINDPDLIRDLIQETFLVALESYPKFEQRSSDKTWLTAILKHKIFKFYRHKAIVERNLAGKLCFNTTREDSRAAVNYEGHLLNKEFILALNNFVNTFPATWRQLYSLKYEQDFTSKEICEKLKLTPNNYWVVHHRLKASLRRWYLQHWN; the protein is encoded by the coding sequence ATGGGGCACCGAGATCATCAACAATGGGCAGCAGATAATTATAAATACCTGTACAGTTTTGCTCAACGTAAGATCAATGATCCTGACCTTATCCGGGATTTGATACAGGAAACATTTCTTGTTGCGTTGGAAAGTTACCCGAAGTTCGAGCAGCGCAGCAGCGACAAAACCTGGCTCACTGCGATCCTCAAACATAAAATATTTAAGTTTTACCGTCACAAAGCAATAGTAGAAAGAAATCTGGCTGGTAAGCTATGCTTTAACACGACAAGGGAGGACTCCAGGGCAGCGGTGAATTATGAAGGTCATTTACTCAACAAAGAGTTTATTTTGGCTTTGAATAATTTCGTAAATACTTTTCCGGCAACATGGAGGCAGCTGTATTCATTGAAATATGAACAGGATTTCACATCAAAGGAGATCTGTGAAAAACTAAAACTGACCCCAAATAACTATTGGGTCGTCCATCACCGTCTGAAAGCTTCGTTGAGACGATGGTACCTACAGCATTGGAACTGA
- a CDS encoding SusC/RagA family TonB-linked outer membrane protein, protein MRIFTMIKHCKTLFYVFLIFIPILSSAQTVQVTGLVIDSLTNEGLPGASVSVKGKSFQTATTIDGKFTISANLEDILQVHFIGYVTKEVKVKGSEVLTIALKKTQGSLDEVVVMAYNPTVKRKVVASVTNVDVKQIETLAGYKDLGTALQGRVAGVLITNTQGGPNASPGISIRGAGDPMYVVDGIVQDKGFFQRLNPQDIESLTIMKDAASSAVYGATAANGVIVVQTKRGKTGSTRLNYTLDNQFNTPTLLNKKLTALQRAQTDNAIYDYMGSVKPYSDDILNIIRNGGNNQYPNNDWNDLLVKKNALSQRHTFTLDGGNETTQYRTSAMIYNQGTLQKKIAGDNDPIDYKTYSADINMTSNFRKAGVKLGFDFKPYLTDNKVFGGDPWLTLQSVSALAKAYNTNGSYAPNSPVAAFADTRAGYVKVFNYGSDFRGNLDWQIPYIKGLKATFTGNFGYASGRTKTWSASVQTYNEDGSAVTIPTPQLTMLNSYGWRYEINTGFAYDTKIAKDHSLSAGLYFNQRETYDESTTAKRINYFDNLDQLNAGPVDGQTTAGSAGESGRLGYIGVLNYDYKGKYLLSSTFRYDGTDAYADGSRWGFFPSAALGYVISEEGFFRSFRDKTSMDLLKIRGSIGQIGETSSRFAYLSGWSVNPTGAYIGGVTVPTILPGQLASSDLTWYTTTMWNAGFDFAFFNNRLSGSADYFFRRTTGFLINPVNVYNSTLGNLTGTSGSSYVYGLPRVRSDDAFRRAGAEFQINWQDRKGAWNYSIGANLTMYDELWEKYAAVDDATQVLNPKTRQTYRTKGLGGTAYDYLGLFRNSHDLLNNVIATTGATLMAGDAYYRDINGDGRIDADDLSYDNKPRGAILQYGIPFSIGYKGIFLEGLIQGTGPQYGLVNPNIRGTGAARLHFQNQLDFYYPGNPNARLPRADDNFGAWNGETNRADSQLWMVNKTYVRFKNLNIGYDLTNLLKRNRIFTRARLSFAATNLFTISPANDYYDPETGADQLSAYPITKTYSLVLNVGF, encoded by the coding sequence ATGAGAATTTTTACAATGATAAAGCATTGCAAGACATTGTTTTATGTGTTTCTTATATTTATTCCTATACTTTCCAGCGCACAAACCGTACAGGTGACCGGATTGGTGATCGATTCGCTAACCAATGAAGGGCTACCCGGCGCCAGCGTTTCAGTCAAAGGTAAATCTTTTCAGACCGCAACGACGATAGATGGTAAATTCACCATTTCAGCAAATCTGGAAGATATTCTACAGGTACATTTCATTGGCTATGTCACCAAAGAAGTCAAGGTCAAGGGGAGTGAAGTTTTGACCATAGCACTTAAAAAAACGCAAGGATCACTTGATGAAGTTGTGGTTATGGCCTATAACCCAACTGTTAAGAGAAAGGTAGTCGCATCCGTGACCAATGTGGATGTCAAACAAATCGAAACCTTAGCGGGATATAAAGATCTCGGCACTGCACTTCAAGGGCGGGTTGCTGGCGTGTTGATCACAAACACACAAGGTGGCCCGAATGCAAGCCCCGGCATCTCGATACGCGGCGCGGGAGACCCAATGTATGTTGTAGATGGCATTGTTCAAGACAAAGGATTTTTTCAACGATTGAACCCCCAGGATATAGAATCGCTTACCATAATGAAGGATGCGGCATCATCGGCCGTCTATGGCGCTACGGCGGCCAACGGCGTAATCGTCGTGCAGACCAAACGGGGTAAGACTGGCAGCACCCGGCTCAATTATACCTTAGATAATCAGTTTAACACACCAACTTTGCTGAATAAAAAATTGACGGCTTTGCAGCGCGCGCAGACCGACAATGCCATTTATGATTATATGGGCTCGGTAAAACCTTATTCGGATGATATATTAAATATTATCAGAAATGGCGGAAATAATCAGTACCCCAATAATGATTGGAATGACCTTTTAGTTAAAAAAAACGCTCTGTCGCAGCGCCACACCTTTACGCTCGATGGCGGTAATGAGACTACCCAGTACCGAACTTCGGCGATGATCTATAATCAGGGAACATTGCAGAAAAAGATCGCCGGTGATAATGACCCCATCGATTATAAGACCTACAGTGCCGATATAAATATGACCAGCAATTTCCGCAAAGCAGGGGTAAAGCTCGGATTTGATTTTAAGCCTTATCTGACCGATAACAAGGTATTCGGTGGAGATCCATGGCTTACCTTGCAGTCAGTCAGCGCTTTGGCTAAAGCTTATAACACAAATGGATCCTATGCCCCTAACAGTCCGGTCGCTGCTTTTGCAGATACGAGGGCAGGCTATGTAAAAGTCTTTAACTATGGATCTGATTTCCGTGGGAATCTTGACTGGCAGATTCCTTACATTAAAGGGCTAAAAGCAACTTTTACCGGTAACTTTGGATACGCTTCAGGTCGGACAAAGACCTGGTCAGCTTCTGTGCAGACCTACAATGAAGACGGGTCTGCGGTCACCATTCCTACACCTCAGCTTACCATGCTGAACAGTTATGGCTGGCGATATGAGATCAATACTGGCTTTGCTTATGATACTAAGATTGCAAAAGATCATAGTCTGAGTGCCGGGCTGTATTTTAACCAACGGGAAACTTATGATGAATCTACCACAGCCAAGCGTATCAACTACTTCGATAATCTGGATCAACTAAATGCCGGGCCGGTCGATGGTCAAACTACAGCAGGGAGCGCAGGAGAGTCAGGTCGATTGGGGTATATCGGCGTTCTAAATTATGATTACAAAGGGAAATATTTGTTAAGCTCGACCTTCAGGTATGACGGAACCGATGCCTATGCAGATGGCTCGAGGTGGGGTTTTTTTCCGTCGGCTGCCTTAGGTTATGTCATTTCCGAAGAAGGGTTTTTCAGATCCTTCAGAGACAAAACATCCATGGACCTGCTGAAGATCAGAGGGTCAATAGGTCAGATCGGCGAAACGTCGAGCCGTTTCGCCTACTTGTCCGGCTGGTCGGTCAACCCGACCGGAGCTTACATTGGTGGTGTTACTGTACCCACTATACTGCCTGGCCAGCTTGCCAGTTCAGATCTCACCTGGTATACGACCACCATGTGGAATGCCGGTTTTGACTTTGCTTTTTTCAATAACCGTCTGAGCGGTAGCGCGGATTACTTCTTTCGCCGCACCACAGGTTTTTTGATAAATCCGGTTAATGTCTACAACTCTACCTTAGGTAATCTTACCGGGACCAGTGGTTCCAGCTATGTATACGGGCTACCGAGGGTGAGATCTGACGATGCGTTCCGGAGAGCGGGTGCTGAATTCCAGATAAACTGGCAGGACAGGAAAGGTGCTTGGAACTACAGTATCGGTGCTAATCTGACCATGTACGATGAATTATGGGAAAAATATGCGGCTGTGGATGATGCAACACAAGTACTGAACCCAAAGACACGACAAACCTATCGGACAAAAGGGCTTGGCGGAACGGCTTATGATTATCTCGGCTTATTCAGAAATTCCCATGACCTATTAAACAATGTCATTGCAACTACAGGTGCAACCTTAATGGCCGGAGATGCCTATTACCGGGATATTAACGGAGATGGCCGGATCGATGCCGATGACCTTTCCTACGACAACAAACCACGTGGCGCCATCCTTCAGTATGGTATTCCTTTCAGCATCGGTTATAAAGGAATATTTCTTGAGGGCCTCATTCAGGGCACAGGTCCGCAATACGGCCTGGTGAACCCCAATATCCGGGGGACCGGCGCAGCAAGGCTTCATTTTCAGAATCAACTGGATTTTTACTATCCCGGTAATCCTAACGCACGGCTGCCCCGGGCTGATGATAACTTTGGAGCTTGGAACGGTGAAACGAACCGGGCAGATTCACAGCTCTGGATGGTCAACAAGACTTATGTCAGGTTTAAGAATCTCAATATCGGCTACGACCTGACCAATTTGCTTAAACGAAACCGGATTTTCACCAGGGCAAGACTGTCTTTTGCCGCAACAAACTTGTTTACCATTTCACCGGCCAATGACTATTATGACCCCGAAACCGGTGCGGACCAGCTGAGTGCCTATCCCATCACTAAAACATATTCACTGGTGCTGAATGTAGGCTTTTAA
- a CDS encoding RagB/SusD family nutrient uptake outer membrane protein: MKLKNIGTCLAAVLTLATSCKKVIDKQPLDLRTEETVWSDPKSAQAYMNRIWYATIRTDYAYESWFGLYAGPFNTGEYVSDNSVTRAQRGTGGFKDETSVKDVTANIGAFDSFVDLRRVNLAIDHLNDPETRTKFTPSITDDMLGQAYFAKGLIYFARARNFGGYPIIDKTLTVTDELKLKRAGIQETYDYTISLLEKAATLLRKQPLSGRPNKSAAYALLSEVCIHGAAYIKYDMLNGGKSVDLTPYYNKSIAAVQSLTAEGLYSLEPQETYGKMFNDLSYASGSPKEIILAQLTPPNIFPVSNDKVIELNCFIPVFFNDLLTDAVKARYPGNTPFTGFVLNAGFQSIAPVPKVVDETFYIKDLDGKARRWPESQLFAKYITVIGTKYTLNAQANADGIKDVTELMYKNRDMRFYSTIAYDGSTYFNNKVDMRIGGNMHPRSYKVLSSAQGAITGYLYKKGIPETRSWLFGDITGWYKIGLRLSRAYLNAAEAYMMLGDNAKARELINLTRTTHGGLPALTSETGNDLWKIYMDERNAELILENDRYFTLLRSGIRNGAEGIPELNFGAVRELEIAADGKSYEFVNLPFDANVNNYNFNRHRYLLPVPKVITDQNPNYLPNNPRY, from the coding sequence ATGAAACTTAAAAACATAGGGACGTGCTTGGCCGCAGTTCTCACGCTTGCGACCTCCTGCAAAAAAGTTATTGATAAACAACCTTTGGATCTGCGAACTGAAGAGACGGTATGGTCGGATCCCAAATCAGCTCAGGCTTATATGAACAGGATCTGGTACGCTACGATACGCACAGATTACGCATATGAGTCATGGTTCGGCTTATATGCCGGTCCGTTTAACACCGGCGAATACGTTTCCGATAATTCCGTGACCAGGGCGCAGCGCGGTACCGGCGGTTTTAAAGATGAAACCTCCGTAAAGGACGTAACGGCTAATATCGGTGCTTTCGACAGTTTCGTCGACCTTCGACGTGTGAATTTGGCCATCGATCATTTAAATGATCCTGAGACCCGGACTAAATTTACTCCATCGATCACCGATGATATGCTTGGACAGGCTTATTTTGCAAAAGGGCTGATCTATTTTGCACGGGCAAGAAATTTCGGAGGATATCCCATTATTGACAAGACATTAACGGTGACCGATGAGTTGAAGTTAAAGAGAGCAGGCATACAGGAAACCTATGATTATACCATCAGCCTGCTGGAAAAAGCTGCAACGCTTTTACGAAAACAGCCTCTTTCCGGAAGACCCAACAAAAGTGCTGCTTATGCGCTCTTATCTGAAGTTTGTATTCATGGCGCCGCTTACATCAAATATGATATGCTGAACGGCGGTAAAAGCGTCGATCTTACTCCATATTATAACAAGTCGATCGCTGCTGTGCAAAGTCTTACTGCAGAGGGTTTGTATTCGCTCGAACCTCAGGAAACCTACGGTAAAATGTTCAATGATCTGAGTTACGCATCTGGTTCACCAAAAGAGATCATTTTGGCACAGCTTACCCCACCAAATATTTTCCCTGTGTCAAATGATAAAGTGATCGAGCTTAATTGTTTTATCCCGGTATTCTTTAATGATCTTTTGACCGATGCCGTGAAAGCGAGGTATCCCGGAAATACCCCATTTACTGGATTTGTGCTAAATGCCGGCTTTCAAAGTATAGCGCCGGTCCCTAAGGTCGTTGATGAAACATTCTATATCAAAGATCTTGATGGGAAAGCCCGTCGCTGGCCTGAATCACAGCTATTTGCCAAATACATTACCGTGATAGGAACAAAATATACCTTGAATGCCCAAGCCAACGCGGATGGGATCAAAGATGTAACAGAGCTGATGTACAAGAACCGCGACATGCGGTTTTATTCAACGATCGCTTATGATGGATCCACTTATTTTAATAATAAAGTCGATATGAGAATAGGAGGCAACATGCACCCTCGTTCCTATAAAGTTTTGTCTAGTGCGCAAGGCGCCATCACCGGTTACCTCTATAAAAAGGGTATCCCCGAGACCCGATCATGGTTATTCGGAGATATTACCGGATGGTACAAGATCGGATTGCGATTATCAAGAGCTTATCTGAACGCTGCTGAAGCCTATATGATGCTTGGTGATAACGCCAAAGCGAGAGAGTTGATCAACCTGACACGTACCACGCATGGTGGTTTGCCGGCTTTGACCAGCGAGACCGGAAATGACCTTTGGAAAATATACATGGACGAACGGAACGCTGAACTTATTTTGGAGAACGACAGGTATTTCACACTGCTTCGATCAGGTATCAGAAATGGGGCGGAAGGTATTCCAGAATTAAATTTCGGTGCTGTAAGGGAATTGGAGATTGCCGCAGACGGCAAATCATATGAATTTGTGAACCTTCCGTTCGACGCGAACGTGAACAACTATAACTTTAACAGACACCGTTATCTTTTACCGGTGCCCAAGGTCATCACTGATCAAAACCCCAATTACCTCCCTAACAATCCAAGGTATTAA
- a CDS encoding DUF5018-related domain-containing protein — translation MKIFKTFGTLLSLLLLLSSCLKSGLDELPNSDLNSISTITFEHRWIANNANGYETLCRQAMTLSNNKPGVAPLDKEIKTTITVPAANDGTASAPSAYNAFKTPVRNSVSRSQLYLFAVISPAAKIEPVDGAPVMGLPGDFSAGSYKYKVTSASGKSVIYTVTIDGFIK, via the coding sequence ATGAAAATTTTTAAAACTTTCGGGACGTTGCTCAGCTTGTTACTGTTGCTGTCCTCTTGCTTGAAATCGGGTCTGGATGAGCTGCCTAATTCAGATCTGAATTCCATTTCTACCATAACCTTTGAACACCGCTGGATAGCAAACAATGCCAACGGTTATGAGACACTATGCCGCCAGGCTATGACGCTTAGCAACAATAAGCCAGGTGTGGCCCCATTGGACAAGGAAATCAAAACAACGATTACCGTGCCTGCAGCGAATGACGGAACTGCCTCCGCTCCATCGGCTTATAATGCGTTCAAAACACCCGTTAGAAATTCGGTTTCGCGTAGCCAGCTATACCTCTTTGCCGTGATTAGTCCGGCCGCAAAGATAGAACCGGTCGACGGTGCCCCTGTTATGGGACTGCCTGGTGATTTTTCCGCTGGTTCCTACAAGTACAAAGTGACTTCCGCGAGTGGCAAATCAGTTATTTATACGGTCACGATAGATGGCTTTATAAAATAA
- a CDS encoding beta-L-arabinofuranosidase domain-containing protein — protein MKKYCLLLLISMFMYKSYGQVAVEAHAMPAASVVLLPSWVKERESLNIKYVRSLDPDRLLHNFRVQSGLPSNAKPLEGWESPRIGLRGHFVGHYLSATASIIQNYHDTTLTRKAAYLVAELAKCQQASGAGYLSAFPQADFDKLEAKFDGVWAPYYTYHKIMQGMLDQYTKAGNRQAYQIVLAMAEYTAQRMSRLSPATIDRMFYTVQANPANEAGAMNEVLYELYQVSKDPKHLALARLFDPEWFAAPMTRNEDILSGLHSNTHLVLINGFAKRYEVTGEARYHNAALNFWNMLTRDHAYANGSSSGPRPNVTTTTSATAEHWSVPGQLSNTMSKEIAESCVTHNTQKLTSTLFTWDPQPRYAEAYMNTYYNGVMALQSASTGAVVYHLPLGSPRKKAWLKENDFKCCNGSSIEAFAALNTAHLLSKQFESLGKPVCTV, from the coding sequence ATGAAAAAGTATTGCTTGTTGCTATTGATCAGCATGTTCATGTATAAAAGTTACGGCCAGGTAGCCGTGGAGGCACATGCCATGCCTGCGGCTTCGGTTGTTCTTTTGCCTTCCTGGGTAAAAGAGCGGGAGTCGCTGAACATTAAATATGTACGTTCATTAGACCCCGACCGCTTGTTGCACAACTTCAGGGTACAATCCGGCTTACCTTCAAATGCCAAACCACTGGAAGGATGGGAATCCCCACGAATCGGTTTGCGGGGGCATTTCGTAGGTCACTATCTGTCCGCTACTGCGTCCATTATTCAAAATTATCATGATACGACGCTTACCCGTAAAGCCGCTTACCTGGTTGCTGAACTGGCCAAATGCCAGCAGGCATCAGGTGCAGGATACCTGAGCGCATTTCCGCAAGCGGATTTCGATAAGCTGGAGGCCAAGTTCGATGGGGTATGGGCTCCTTATTACACTTACCACAAGATTATGCAGGGTATGCTCGACCAGTACACCAAGGCAGGCAATAGGCAAGCTTATCAGATTGTATTGGCCATGGCTGAATATACAGCGCAACGTATGTCCCGCTTAAGTCCAGCCACGATCGACCGGATGTTTTACACCGTACAGGCTAACCCTGCAAATGAGGCGGGTGCCATGAATGAGGTTTTGTATGAACTTTACCAGGTTTCTAAAGATCCGAAACACTTGGCGCTTGCCAGATTGTTCGACCCCGAGTGGTTCGCCGCCCCAATGACAAGAAATGAAGACATCTTGAGCGGATTGCATTCCAATACCCATCTTGTCCTCATCAACGGCTTTGCAAAACGCTACGAGGTGACAGGCGAAGCTCGCTACCATAATGCGGCGTTAAATTTCTGGAACATGCTGACCAGAGATCATGCTTATGCGAATGGATCGAGCAGCGGCCCACGACCCAACGTGACCACCACGACATCGGCCACTGCTGAACATTGGAGTGTACCCGGGCAGCTGAGCAATACGATGAGTAAAGAGATTGCCGAATCCTGCGTGACGCATAATACGCAGAAACTGACCTCGACGCTGTTTACCTGGGACCCTCAACCCAGGTACGCAGAAGCATATATGAATACTTACTATAATGGTGTGATGGCCTTGCAGAGTGCCTCGACCGGTGCTGTAGTTTACCATCTGCCACTGGGTTCGCCCCGTAAAAAAGCCTGGCTGAAAGAAAATGATTTTAAGTGTTGTAACGGTTCAAGTATCGAGGCTTTCGCCGCGTTAAATACTGCCCATTTACTATCAAAACAGTTCGAATCTTTGGGTAAACCTGTATGTACCGTCTAA